From the genome of Spirosomataceae bacterium TFI 002, one region includes:
- a CDS encoding HNH endonuclease translates to MEKWVKIDIDVEGVENPPCYEVSNFGRLRSFQNDPHGKILKGSTIQGYKSLNIRLPQKKSFNRYVHKLVADFFILRPSEEHKFVIHLDFDKKNNHFENLKWVTKEEMVDHNRVNPNVTNRPRPVHSKNYKLNESKVRIIKKMLQSNNNTRLKMIAKQFGITHSQLNRIRSGENWGHVKL, encoded by the coding sequence ATGGAAAAATGGGTTAAAATAGATATAGATGTTGAAGGAGTAGAGAATCCTCCATGTTACGAGGTTTCCAACTTTGGAAGATTGAGGAGTTTTCAGAATGATCCACATGGAAAAATACTGAAAGGCTCAACAATTCAGGGTTACAAATCTTTGAATATTAGACTTCCTCAAAAGAAGTCCTTCAATCGCTATGTACACAAACTGGTTGCCGATTTTTTTATCCTGAGACCAAGTGAAGAACACAAGTTTGTCATTCATTTAGATTTCGATAAGAAAAACAACCATTTCGAAAATCTCAAGTGGGTTACAAAAGAGGAAATGGTGGATCACAATAGAGTAAATCCTAATGTAACCAATAGGCCTAGACCAGTGCATTCTAAAAACTATAAACTCAATGAGTCTAAAGTGAGAATTATTAAGAAAATGTTACAGTCAAATAATAATACAAGACTCAAAATGATTGCCAAGCAATTTGGAATCACTCATTCGCAGTTGAATAGAATTCGGTCTGGCGAAAATTGGGGACATGTAAAGCTCTAA
- a CDS encoding His Kinase A (phospho-acceptor) domain-containing protein, with product MIKKWLSKYFFLLLSGILAVSAGVNYWVFEQNAPTATEQQYTSQIQENITEELTFLRREITEAGLKYQQSEKVDFSVFPENTKYPFYVFEDGKLVYWSDHRYTPSYRDLAGNYECKVITSNNKINLACRLEFKHRQSKVEVFGLIPLYTKYQNENEYLKSGYNEQIFSIAPASLKNTANDKINLNISDENGRFIFSIEPPSLEKLRSTTIPSNTLLILICLLIVLGLYLIYILAKLVEGKRTLLGLGLLIGYLLTFRWFTLANSIPFLFTESDLFNPKYFGINAMAPSLGDLIVNALCVGAVVLYFSIYYYQSNLYRNLLKASKPVKSIVSVILVAVACFITYYCFKSLTNIYEKSEYLLDYSLSVSYSNLKIGVLAFFIVLCMLFFLSLHVLISIFYRLNKDRIKGFFHWVYGVVMVSAILLILNMFSWIYLVVGLYFLIAYFFKLPRFFYNFRYKTSIYFFIGAFVFTLIAVEVIRIEEAKKEVFDKQAFGKKYLAENDFLGEGLMVRMAENIQKDELIGLAAGRDKLALEATNQLIRSNHLDLYFDKYDTDIQVFNQNGENLNSDQEHINLSVLNERYKRQDYVTDNPNIFFIDDVGNDFIKQYVVFVDVPANNSTIVLDFKHKDDYKESVYPELLMDKKLIQPTVNKNYSYGIYNSDDEILFSYGSFNYDKLQNQGIDFKSYNRKSFKVADYSHVVVQGVNDRYIIVSSKNDLWKKLLSDFSFLFLISVVVISLVILLYGLRYGLKRLNMNFSTKIQLYLNAAFLLPLILVIVITLSVIRSTLMKVQEKFYLENTKNTTSTIQLHLESYKNQKMSRAFFEQEMNELARETNVDINYFDNNGKLDFTTRPLIYDYFLLSRYINPDAFKKIIENHESDILLNESLGDLKYRAAYVNVRDRKNGSLGVISIPFFDAKTALDDQVSEVVNTILSVFILLFILLMIISYFASNQLTHPLSLITQKLRRTNLDKLNEPLEWNSDDEIGVLTKSYNKMILKLEESKDALSQSEKQSAWREMAKQVAHEIKNPLTPMKLSIQQLQRTLPSIDADSRKRIERALSSLTEQIDNISEIANSFSEFAKMPVPRSEVFNMIEIVRKTAYLYAQNNNIEIKIEAPEDEIRIRSDRQLINRVVTNLIINGIQSVPPTRLPCIHIKMYRNEEEKYAVIEVKDNGSGIPEDIRKKVFIPNFSTKVGGSGLGLAMAKRGIEHGGGNIWFETEEDLGTTFYVDIPLSI from the coding sequence ATGATAAAAAAGTGGCTCTCAAAGTATTTCTTTTTACTCCTATCTGGCATCCTGGCGGTGTCTGCTGGGGTAAATTATTGGGTATTTGAGCAAAACGCACCTACTGCCACTGAACAGCAATACACTTCGCAAATACAAGAAAACATCACAGAAGAGCTCACTTTTTTGCGAAGAGAAATCACTGAAGCAGGCTTAAAATATCAACAGAGTGAAAAAGTAGACTTTTCGGTTTTTCCAGAGAATACAAAATATCCTTTCTACGTTTTTGAAGACGGAAAGCTCGTTTACTGGTCAGACCATAGATACACTCCATCTTACCGAGACCTTGCAGGAAACTATGAATGCAAAGTAATTACGAGTAATAATAAGATTAACCTTGCTTGTAGGTTAGAATTCAAGCACAGACAAAGCAAAGTGGAAGTCTTTGGTTTAATTCCGCTCTACACCAAATACCAAAACGAAAACGAATATCTAAAATCGGGATATAACGAGCAAATCTTTTCCATTGCACCTGCAAGTTTAAAAAACACCGCAAATGATAAGATCAACCTTAACATTTCGGACGAAAATGGGCGATTTATCTTTTCAATTGAACCTCCAAGCCTTGAAAAGCTTCGCAGCACAACTATCCCGTCCAATACTTTACTGATCCTAATATGTTTGCTAATTGTACTTGGCCTATACCTTATTTACATTCTTGCAAAATTAGTTGAAGGTAAACGCACTTTGCTTGGCTTAGGGCTCCTTATAGGCTATTTGCTTACATTCCGATGGTTCACACTTGCAAACAGTATTCCATTCCTATTCACGGAAAGTGACCTTTTCAACCCGAAATATTTTGGTATAAATGCCATGGCTCCTTCTTTAGGAGACTTGATTGTAAATGCCCTTTGTGTTGGAGCAGTTGTGCTTTATTTTAGTATCTATTATTACCAATCAAACTTATATCGCAATTTACTGAAAGCTAGCAAACCTGTTAAAAGCATTGTATCGGTTATCTTAGTAGCCGTTGCCTGCTTTATCACATATTATTGCTTTAAGAGTCTTACAAATATTTATGAAAAATCGGAATACCTATTAGACTATTCTTTAAGTGTTAGTTATTCCAATCTCAAAATTGGGGTTTTGGCCTTTTTCATAGTTTTATGTATGCTCTTTTTCCTGAGCCTACATGTACTTATTAGTATATTTTACAGACTAAATAAGGATAGAATAAAGGGGTTCTTTCATTGGGTTTATGGTGTCGTAATGGTTTCTGCCATTTTACTCATACTTAACATGTTTTCATGGATCTACCTTGTGGTAGGGTTGTATTTCTTAATCGCTTACTTTTTCAAGCTCCCTAGGTTTTTTTACAATTTCAGGTATAAAACATCTATCTATTTCTTTATTGGTGCTTTTGTATTTACGCTTATTGCTGTTGAGGTAATTAGAATAGAAGAGGCGAAAAAAGAGGTATTCGACAAACAAGCTTTTGGTAAAAAATACCTTGCCGAAAATGACTTCCTTGGAGAAGGACTCATGGTAAGAATGGCTGAAAACATCCAAAAAGACGAACTTATTGGACTTGCTGCCGGTAGAGACAAACTAGCACTTGAAGCTACCAATCAACTCATTAGAAGCAATCACTTAGATTTATATTTTGACAAGTACGACACTGACATTCAAGTATTTAACCAAAATGGTGAAAACTTAAATTCTGATCAGGAGCACATAAACCTTTCAGTATTAAACGAGCGATACAAAAGACAAGATTATGTTACGGACAACCCTAACATTTTCTTTATTGATGATGTGGGGAATGATTTCATTAAACAATACGTGGTCTTTGTTGATGTCCCTGCAAACAACTCCACTATTGTGCTGGATTTTAAACATAAAGATGACTATAAAGAAAGTGTATATCCTGAACTATTAATGGATAAAAAGTTGATTCAGCCAACAGTCAACAAAAACTACAGCTATGGCATATACAATTCGGACGATGAAATATTGTTTAGTTACGGTTCATTCAATTATGATAAACTACAAAATCAAGGTATAGACTTTAAAAGCTACAATAGAAAAAGTTTTAAAGTCGCTGATTACAGCCATGTGGTCGTGCAAGGAGTAAACGACCGATATATCATTGTCTCCTCTAAAAACGACCTTTGGAAAAAATTACTATCAGATTTCTCTTTTCTATTCTTGATTTCGGTAGTTGTGATTTCTCTCGTCATATTGCTATATGGACTGAGATACGGCCTAAAAAGGCTGAACATGAATTTCTCAACCAAGATTCAGCTTTATTTGAATGCTGCATTCTTGCTTCCGTTGATACTGGTAATCGTTATTACCTTGAGTGTAATTCGCTCCACACTCATGAAAGTGCAAGAGAAATTCTATCTTGAAAACACAAAAAACACTACATCTACAATTCAGCTTCACCTAGAAAGCTATAAAAACCAAAAGATGAGCAGGGCGTTTTTTGAGCAAGAGATGAATGAACTTGCTAGAGAAACCAATGTAGACATCAATTACTTTGACAATAACGGCAAGTTGGACTTTACCACTAGGCCACTTATTTACGACTACTTTTTACTTTCACGCTATATCAATCCAGATGCATTCAAAAAAATCATAGAGAATCATGAAAGTGATATTTTGCTTAATGAATCATTAGGCGACCTGAAATATAGAGCAGCCTATGTAAATGTAAGAGATCGTAAAAACGGAAGTTTAGGAGTAATTAGCATTCCATTTTTCGATGCTAAAACCGCATTGGATGATCAAGTATCTGAAGTCGTAAATACGATTTTGAGTGTATTTATCTTGCTCTTTATCCTTTTAATGATCATTTCTTACTTTGCTTCTAATCAACTTACACACCCACTGAGTCTTATCACGCAAAAGCTAAGAAGAACAAACCTTGATAAGCTCAATGAGCCATTGGAGTGGAATAGTGATGATGAGATTGGCGTGCTAACGAAGTCGTATAATAAAATGATTTTAAAGCTCGAAGAGAGTAAAGACGCACTTTCTCAAAGTGAGAAACAGTCTGCTTGGAGAGAAATGGCAAAGCAAGTTGCCCATGAGATTAAAAATCCATTGACACCAATGAAGCTTTCAATCCAGCAATTGCAAAGAACATTGCCTTCTATTGATGCCGATTCAAGAAAAAGAATTGAAAGAGCATTGAGTTCATTAACAGAGCAAATTGACAACATCAGTGAAATTGCTAACTCGTTTAGTGAATTTGCTAAAATGCCCGTTCCTAGAAGCGAGGTTTTCAACATGATTGAAATAGTGCGTAAAACCGCCTATTTATATGCTCAAAACAATAACATTGAAATTAAAATAGAGGCTCCAGAAGATGAAATCAGAATAAGAAGTGACCGTCAGTTAATCAATAGAGTCGTTACCAACCTTATTATAAATGGGATTCAGTCTGTACCCCCTACCCGCCTACCTTGCATTCACATAAAAATGTACCGCAATGAGGAGGAGAAATATGCAGTAATTGAAGTTAAAGACAATGGTAGCGGAATACCAGAAGATATCCGCAAAAAGGTATTTATCCCTAACTTCAGTACTAAAGTTGGTGGCTCAGGCCTTGGACTTGCCATGGCAAAAAGAGGTATTGAACACGGAGGAGGAAATATTTGGTTCGAAACTGAAGAAGATCTTGGAACAACCTTCTACGTCGATATCCCTCTTTCAATCTAA
- a CDS encoding iron-sulfur cluster assembly protein: protein MIEFSKEAKEEILRVLASAEIPANIRVRLGIKGSACEGTVIFGLDKAGEKDEIMEIDQIPVVIAQKHLMYVIGSKVSVEHNGKVPIFKVSID, encoded by the coding sequence ATGATTGAGTTCAGTAAGGAAGCAAAAGAAGAGATATTGAGAGTTTTAGCCTCCGCTGAAATACCTGCAAACATACGCGTGAGGTTAGGTATCAAAGGAAGTGCATGTGAAGGCACCGTTATTTTTGGGCTAGATAAAGCAGGTGAAAAGGATGAAATTATGGAAATTGATCAAATTCCCGTTGTAATTGCTCAGAAACACCTCATGTATGTCATTGGGTCTAAGGTAAGTGTAGAACATAATGGAAAAGTACCAATTTTCAAGGTTTCTATAGATTAG
- a CDS encoding RNA recognition motif. (a.k.a. RRM, RBD, or RNP domain) has product MNIFVAKLNYDTEEETVRGAFEQFGTVDSTKIIFDKFTGRSKGYGFVEMPNDSEGQEAINALNETEMDGRTIVVKVAEPRGERGGGGGGYSRDRY; this is encoded by the coding sequence ATGAACATTTTTGTAGCAAAATTAAACTACGACACAGAAGAAGAAACTGTAAGAGGTGCCTTCGAACAATTTGGTACTGTTGATTCAACCAAAATTATTTTCGACAAATTCACAGGTCGCTCAAAAGGGTATGGCTTTGTTGAAATGCCAAACGACAGTGAAGGTCAAGAAGCGATCAACGCATTGAACGAAACTGAAATGGACGGTAGAACTATCGTTGTAAAAGTAGCAGAACCTCGCGGCGAAAGAGGCGGCGGTGGCGGTGGCTACAGCAGAGATAGATATTAA
- a CDS encoding iron complex outermembrane recepter protein yields the protein MLRFNKFYFFILFSFTAFGQNCDKVLRGNILDASTQEGLPYANIYLQELKIGTSADENGFFVFQNVCIENVHLKISHLGCEPLNSFIQVRQDSLYTFDLHHHEELLNEMVVHGERTRETLQKSSVIDRDVIFQQGETGLAALSSKIPGVSILKTGANVEKTIIQGMYGNRIAILNNGVQQAGQQWGNDHAPEIDPTMADHLAIIKGANSLAYSGSSLGGVLLVESEEIANDPHLHGDMAYLFNSQNLSQQVSTRLEKGNEKLSWRIGVSGKIAGDSKTPNYFLTNTAKNETSAFLQLEKEILPNVSSRIVYSFFRSELGILKGTSIGNLSDLEIAYTREVPFYTEENRSFEIDAPSQKVAHHLATAEFDVKIPNNQTLKINYGFQYNQRKEFDVRRAGRSDIPSLSLEQSRHQLDSKYTRLFGSHNIIKLGFSYLYTDNTNQPETGILPLIPDYLSHQTGLYSIFQKDIGKLDLEMGVRSDFRYYNVAYISRNVERSIIRYSPTFVNSNASLGAKYNFGVNNDLSLNVGMSERTPEINELYSNGLHQGIGSIEEGNPDLKKERSIKGVLSWNYSANQKFFIQSSIYLQSIDGYIFLKPELEPRLTIRGAFPVFTYSQTQALFNGLDLLTSYSPSPSLKLILNFAYVQGTDIGEERGPLIFIPPANLGFKIKKTLRDFAFLEGSDIELSYQYVASQTRFSLIQDLLPPPPGYGLLGFKASTSIGTRKQKSVKTFVAVDNLLNKTYRSYLNRQRYFADEIGRNIAVGIRYKF from the coding sequence ATGTTACGATTCAATAAGTTCTACTTTTTTATCCTTTTCAGTTTTACTGCATTCGGACAAAATTGTGACAAAGTATTACGCGGAAATATTTTGGATGCAAGCACCCAAGAAGGCTTGCCCTATGCCAATATTTATCTCCAAGAGCTTAAAATAGGTACCTCAGCAGATGAGAATGGTTTTTTCGTTTTTCAAAACGTATGTATTGAAAATGTACACTTAAAAATCTCTCATCTTGGCTGTGAGCCTTTGAATAGCTTTATCCAAGTGAGGCAAGACAGTCTCTATACTTTTGACCTTCACCATCATGAAGAACTACTCAATGAGATGGTGGTTCATGGCGAACGAACAAGGGAAACATTGCAAAAAAGCAGTGTAATAGACAGAGATGTTATTTTCCAACAAGGAGAAACTGGCCTTGCTGCACTTAGCTCCAAAATACCTGGAGTTAGCATCTTGAAAACAGGTGCAAATGTCGAAAAAACAATCATTCAAGGTATGTATGGCAACAGAATTGCCATATTAAATAATGGTGTTCAGCAAGCTGGACAGCAATGGGGAAACGATCACGCACCCGAGATAGACCCTACAATGGCAGATCATTTAGCGATCATAAAAGGGGCAAACTCTTTGGCCTATAGCGGTAGTTCTCTTGGAGGTGTCTTACTGGTAGAAAGCGAAGAAATTGCAAATGATCCACATCTTCACGGTGATATGGCCTACCTTTTCAATTCTCAAAACCTCTCCCAACAAGTATCAACGCGACTTGAAAAAGGTAACGAAAAACTATCTTGGCGAATAGGTGTTTCGGGAAAAATTGCTGGTGATTCCAAAACACCCAATTATTTTCTTACGAATACCGCCAAAAATGAAACTTCAGCTTTTCTGCAATTAGAAAAAGAGATTCTACCAAATGTATCGAGCAGAATTGTCTATAGCTTTTTTCGTTCGGAATTAGGGATTTTGAAGGGAACGAGTATAGGAAACCTTAGTGATTTAGAGATTGCATATACAAGAGAAGTGCCATTCTACACAGAAGAAAATAGATCATTTGAGATAGACGCTCCTTCACAAAAAGTCGCCCATCATCTTGCAACAGCAGAGTTTGATGTTAAAATCCCAAACAATCAAACTTTAAAAATCAATTATGGATTTCAATACAACCAAAGAAAAGAGTTTGATGTACGTCGTGCAGGAAGAAGCGACATACCTAGCTTATCATTAGAACAAAGCAGACACCAGCTTGATTCGAAATACACACGGCTATTTGGGTCTCATAACATTATAAAACTTGGCTTTTCATATTTATATACTGACAATACCAATCAACCAGAAACTGGTATTCTACCTTTAATCCCTGACTACCTTTCACACCAAACTGGCTTATACTCTATTTTTCAAAAAGATATTGGAAAGCTTGATTTAGAAATGGGAGTAAGATCCGATTTTAGATACTACAATGTCGCTTACATATCTAGAAATGTAGAAAGAAGCATTATCCGATATAGCCCAACTTTTGTAAATAGTAATGCGTCTTTAGGTGCAAAATATAACTTTGGAGTTAATAATGACCTTAGCCTAAACGTAGGAATGAGCGAAAGAACTCCCGAAATTAATGAACTGTACAGCAATGGCTTACATCAAGGTATTGGAAGCATAGAAGAAGGAAACCCTGATTTGAAAAAAGAACGATCTATCAAGGGAGTCCTCTCTTGGAACTATTCTGCAAATCAAAAATTCTTTATCCAGAGCTCGATATACCTTCAGTCTATTGATGGATATATATTCCTCAAACCTGAATTAGAACCTAGATTAACCATTAGAGGAGCATTTCCTGTTTTTACTTATTCTCAAACACAAGCATTATTTAATGGCTTAGATCTGCTTACAAGTTACTCACCCTCTCCTAGCTTAAAACTTATCCTCAACTTTGCCTATGTCCAAGGCACTGACATTGGAGAAGAAAGGGGACCACTAATCTTTATTCCACCGGCAAATTTAGGTTTCAAAATCAAGAAAACTTTGAGAGACTTCGCATTTTTAGAAGGTAGCGACATTGAGCTATCTTACCAATACGTTGCCTCTCAGACCCGATTTTCGCTGATTCAAGATTTACTTCCACCTCCTCCGGGTTATGGCTTATTGGGCTTCAAGGCAAGTACAAGCATTGGAACAAGAAAACAGAAAAGTGTAAAGACTTTCGTTGCAGTTGATAACCTGTTGAACAAAACTTACAGAAGTTATTTAAATAGGCAGCGTTATTTTGCCGACGAGATTGGGAGAAATATTGCAGTCGGCATCAGATATAAATTCTAA
- a CDS encoding 8-oxo-dGTP pyrophosphatase MutT, NUDIX family: MDFENFIDQLQKKLTQPLPGHDKFLVTEGFKRQIIPAADEKGIRKSAVLINFYPKKNGVYLPLILRPKYDGAHGGQMAFPGGGMEPFDESYERTALREAEEEIGIKSLDVKVIGQLSDIYIEPSKYWVRPIVSYLPYRPTFFPDEKEVAEIHEIQYNLIANMEQMQFKTVNVGRHSLNTKGFEVNSQWIWGATAMMLAELGEVLQEK; this comes from the coding sequence ATGGACTTTGAAAATTTCATAGACCAACTACAAAAAAAATTAACTCAACCCCTACCAGGGCATGACAAATTCCTTGTTACAGAAGGTTTCAAGAGACAAATTATACCTGCGGCAGATGAAAAGGGAATTAGAAAAAGTGCTGTTTTAATCAATTTCTACCCCAAAAAAAACGGTGTTTATTTGCCCCTAATCTTAAGACCAAAATATGACGGTGCCCATGGCGGCCAAATGGCATTTCCAGGTGGTGGAATGGAGCCATTTGACGAATCTTATGAAAGAACAGCACTTAGAGAAGCTGAAGAAGAAATAGGTATAAAATCATTAGATGTTAAAGTTATTGGGCAGTTGAGTGATATCTATATTGAACCTTCTAAATACTGGGTTCGCCCAATAGTTAGTTACCTACCCTATCGTCCAACATTTTTCCCTGATGAAAAAGAAGTTGCCGAAATCCATGAGATACAATACAATCTTATTGCAAACATGGAGCAAATGCAGTTCAAGACTGTAAACGTGGGTAGGCACAGCTTAAATACCAAAGGGTTTGAGGTGAACTCTCAATGGATATGGGGTGCTACCGCAATGATGCTCGCAGAACTCGGTGAAGTTCTTCAAGAAAAGTAA
- a CDS encoding NADH-quinone oxidoreductase subunit I: MSYFGNIKRGISSTAKGLSLTLKHLFNARISKSVMTIHDENFFQVPNGVVTLQYPHQTIAVPDHGRYQLDCEIDDCIVCDKCAKVCPVDCIDIEAIKSPELIRITSDGSPVRLHAAKFDIDMAKCCFCGLCTTVCPTECLTMNSEYDYSTIDITNLNFAFSNLTEEAAQEKRDYYDQFVAEKEALKQEALLNKKVESEAPKARPVFMPSNRPKSVGDTDAKPAFVPQKPKTDDAAKPAFKPSQKPGGFSPTQKPKTESTSKPAFVPQQKPKTDDASKPAFKPSQKTASFKPTQKPITDGAPKPAFRPTIKPKVEAELKPDTESSVKPKAFTPTQKPKTEEGAKPAFKPTIKPKAFTPTQKPKTEGVEPDLTVEKKPAFKPTLKPKNEKSKPVFKPTLKPKK; this comes from the coding sequence ATGTCGTATTTCGGAAATATTAAAAGAGGCATTAGTTCTACAGCCAAAGGTTTGAGTTTAACACTCAAGCATCTTTTTAATGCACGTATATCCAAGAGCGTGATGACGATTCACGACGAAAACTTCTTTCAGGTGCCTAATGGGGTGGTAACTCTTCAATATCCTCACCAAACAATTGCAGTACCAGATCACGGAAGGTATCAGCTCGATTGTGAAATAGATGATTGCATCGTTTGTGATAAATGTGCAAAAGTATGTCCAGTTGACTGTATTGATATAGAAGCCATTAAATCTCCTGAGTTGATCAGAATAACTTCCGATGGTTCTCCAGTAAGATTACATGCTGCCAAGTTTGATATAGACATGGCAAAGTGTTGTTTTTGTGGATTGTGTACAACTGTGTGCCCTACGGAGTGCTTGACGATGAACAGTGAGTATGACTACAGCACCATTGATATTACAAATCTCAATTTTGCTTTTAGTAATTTAACAGAAGAGGCTGCTCAAGAAAAAAGAGATTATTACGATCAATTTGTTGCAGAAAAGGAAGCTTTAAAACAAGAAGCATTATTGAATAAAAAGGTAGAAAGCGAGGCTCCGAAAGCAAGACCAGTATTTATGCCATCGAATAGGCCTAAATCAGTAGGAGATACTGATGCGAAGCCAGCATTTGTTCCACAAAAGCCTAAAACTGACGATGCTGCAAAACCAGCATTTAAGCCAAGTCAAAAACCAGGCGGATTTTCTCCAACTCAAAAGCCTAAGACGGAATCTACTTCGAAACCTGCATTTGTCCCACAACAAAAGCCTAAAACTGACGATGCTTCAAAACCAGCATTTAAGCCAAGTCAAAAAACTGCTAGTTTTAAACCAACTCAGAAGCCGATTACTGATGGTGCTCCAAAACCTGCATTTAGGCCAACCATAAAACCTAAAGTGGAGGCGGAACTAAAACCTGACACGGAGTCAAGCGTTAAGCCAAAAGCTTTTACTCCCACTCAAAAGCCGAAAACAGAAGAGGGTGCGAAGCCAGCATTTAAGCCAACGATTAAGCCCAAAGCTTTCACACCTACTCAGAAACCCAAAACTGAAGGAGTTGAGCCTGATTTAACAGTGGAAAAAAAGCCAGCTTTTAAGCCTACTTTGAAACCCAAAAATGAAAAATCAAAACCAGTATTTAAACCAACTTTGAAGCCCAAGAAATAA
- a CDS encoding NADH dehydrogenase subunit J yields the protein MDQILAKVFFGIFSTAIIGGGIYIFFVKNILYALYAVMAVLLSVAGIFILAAADFVGVSQLMIYVGGILVLLLFGIMLGAVHKKSEALMVKNVNNLWSILLSILLFSVLVVLINKLTFIEDFVPLLDRNTVSEIGFSFMTQHLLILEGLGILLLLALIGSTFLASKND from the coding sequence ATGGATCAAATATTAGCAAAGGTTTTCTTCGGCATATTTAGCACAGCAATTATTGGAGGCGGAATTTATATCTTTTTCGTTAAAAATATTCTTTATGCCTTGTATGCTGTGATGGCAGTACTTCTAAGTGTTGCGGGCATATTTATACTCGCTGCTGCAGATTTTGTGGGCGTTTCTCAATTGATGATTTATGTTGGAGGAATTTTAGTACTACTTCTTTTTGGGATCATGCTTGGAGCTGTTCACAAGAAAAGCGAAGCCTTGATGGTCAAAAATGTAAATAACCTTTGGTCAATTCTTCTTTCTATTTTACTGTTCTCTGTACTTGTTGTTTTGATCAATAAACTAACTTTTATTGAAGACTTTGTTCCGCTTCTTGATCGTAACACGGTAAGCGAAATAGGTTTTAGTTTCATGACACAGCACCTACTTATTTTGGAAGGTTTGGGGATTTTACTTCTCCTCGCACTTATAGGTTCCACTTTTTTAGCCTCAAAAAATGATTGA
- a CDS encoding NADH dehydrogenase subunit K encodes MIEIHYYLYLSAALFAIGFAIAVTKKNLIFVLVGIELMLNAANINFVAFSQGRAGMDGHIFSLVVMIIAAAEIAVALAIIMKLRAFYQTVNPDQIEELKY; translated from the coding sequence ATGATTGAAATTCATTACTATTTATACTTGTCAGCAGCTCTATTTGCCATAGGTTTTGCTATTGCGGTTACTAAAAAGAACCTCATTTTTGTCCTTGTTGGGATTGAACTTATGCTCAATGCAGCAAATATAAATTTCGTTGCTTTTTCTCAAGGAAGAGCTGGAATGGATGGACACATATTTAGTCTCGTGGTAATGATCATAGCTGCTGCTGAAATAGCTGTAGCTTTAGCTATTATTATGAAATTAAGGGCATTCTACCAAACTGTGAATCCCGATCAAATTGAAGAATTGAAATATTAA